The DNA window GCCTTCATCGGGATCGCCCTTCGCGAGCGCCGAGAAGAGGTTGTGCGCCTGCTCGAACGAGATGTGCGGCGGCAGCTGCGAAATGTTCGGATCGACGACCGCATCGAAGATCACCGGACGGTCCGAGGCGAGCGCACGGTCCCAAGCCGGACCGACGTCTTCGGAGCGCTCGACGCGTATTCCGCGCAACCCGATCTGATCCGCGTACTGCGCGTAGTTGAAATGAGGAAGATTTTGCGAGGCTTCGTACTTCGGGTTTCCTCCCTCGATCCGCATCTCCCACGTGACTTGATTGAGGTCGGAGTTGTTCATGACTAAAAAGATCAACCGCGGATCCGACCAGCGTTTCCAGTATTTCGCCACGGTCAGCATTTCGGCGTTACCGTTCATCTGCATGGCTCCGTCGCCCGTGCACGCGATGACCACACGGTTTGGAAAAGCAAACTTTGCCGCGATGGCGTAAGGAACCGCCGAGCCCATCGTGGCGAGACTCCCCGAGAGCGAGGATTTCATCCCGCGCCGCATGTGAATGTTGCGCGCGAACCAATTGGTCGCAGTGCCGGCGTCGCCGCTCAAGATCGCGTCGTCGGGAAGCCGCTCGTTCAATTCCCAGAAAACGAGCTGCGGGTTGATCTGCTCGCCGGTTACGTGACAGCGGGCTTTTTCGTCGCCGTCCCAATCTACGCGGTTCTTGGCGATTTTTTCACGCCACGCGCCGTTTGCTTTCGGTTCGAGCAGCGGCAGAAGCGCGGCGAGCGTTTCGCGGCTGTCGCCGACGAGGTTGAGCTCGGTCGGAAAGCGCAAGCCGAGATTGCGCGCATCGATGTCGATTTGAATCCCGCGCGCCTGCCCTTCTTTCGGAAGGAACTCCGAGTACGGATAGGACGTGCCGACCATGAGCAGCGTATCGCACTCGTTCATCATGTCGGAGCTCGGGCGCGTGCCGAGCAGCCCCAGCGTTCCGGTCACGTACGGCAGATCGTCGGGAACGACGTACTTTCCTAGCAGCGCTTTGGCGACGCCGGCTCCGAGACGGTCCGCAACGGCGAGCACCTCGTCGGCGGCGTTGGCAGCGCCCTGGCCGACCATTATTGCGACGCGCTTTCCACTATTGAGAATCTCCGCCGCGCGCTGCAAATCGGCCGCCGACGGTACGACGACCGGCGCGCACACGCCGACGCTGCTATGCATCATGTTGTGCGTGTGCGGAGGATTGGGAACGGCCTTCTTTTCTTGAACGTCCTTGGGCACGATCACGCACGTCACGGCCCGCATCGCCTTTGCGGTGCGAACCGCGCGGTCCACGACGTGCCGCATGGCGGCCGGACTCGAAACCGTGTAGACGTACTCGGTCACGTCTTGCAAGAGCACTTGCAGGTCGACTTCTTGCTGATACGAACTGCCGAGCGCGCTCGTCGCCGCCTGACCGACGATCGCAACGACCGGCGTGTGATCCATCTTTGCATCGTAGAGACCGTTGAGCAAATGAACGGCGCCCGGGCCTGACGTCGCTAAGCAGAGGCCAACCTCACCGGTGAACTTCGCATGCGCGCAGGCCATGAACGCGGCCATCTCTTCGTGACGAACTTGGATGAATTCGAGTTTGTCGCCGATGCGATCGAACGCGCCCATGATCCCATTGATGCCGTCGCCCGGGTAGCCGTAGACGCGTTTAAAACCCCACTCCACAAGGCGTCCGAGTAAGAAATCACTGGCGTTCACAATCGTTAACTCCGCTGCTTTTTGCAAGCAATTGTTGAGATACGTACGAGTCGTTGGTCCCTATGAATGTACCCACGCGCCGTGACCCGAAACAAACGAACTTGCGTTGTTTTTTGCCAATCGCTTAATCGACCGAACCGATTCGGCGGACGAACAGAACCAGCAATCCCAGACCGAACATCCAAGCAACGAAGCCTTCGGCTACCGGTCCGATATTGGCCAGTTGCAAACCGCCGGGGTTGTAGACGTCCGTTTTCGTTTGCAAGTATCCGACGTATCGGAGCACGTCGTTGAGATCGCGCGAGCTGAGGACGTCCGAGCCGAACTTCGGCATTTCACCCGGTCCGCTGCGAACCGCCTCGGCAATCTGCTCGGGCGCCGTTGCCATGAGCGACGGAGCGACGTTTGCGTACCCGGCGGATGCGCCGTGCGCGCTCACGCCGTGGCAATGCGCGCAGTTCTCCGCAAAGATCCGGCGTCCGCGATTCGCATCGCCGGGTCCGATTTGCGGCACCTTTGGAGCGCCGTGAGCGCGCGCTGAGACGTACCCGACGATGGCTCGGATCTCCGCGTCGTTGAAAGACGGCGCCTTTTGCTCGGGCTGCTCGTTCGGCGCCGCCGCCGGCATCCGGCCGGTTCTGAGCATGAAGTCGACGTACCCCGCGCCGGTCCCGATAAGCGGCGGACCGTCGGGGCTGCCTTGCAGGTGCGTTCCGTGACACGACGAGCAGTGCACGTTGTAAAGTGATTCACCGTCGCGAGCCGGTGCGAGCGCGAGCGCGAGGGCCAGCACGAGATGCATCATGCGATAGCCTCCCGGTGATCGCGTGCCGCCCAGGCGACGCCGGTGAGCATAAACGCAGCAAAGAGCAGCGCGCCGCCGCCGATCCACATGACGGCACCGGCGTTCTGCTGATCGGCGAGCGCGGCGGCGACGGTACGTCCCACCAGGTAGTGCGGATAGAGGACGCGTTGCGAAGCGTAGATTGCGAGACCCAAAAACGCCCCTTGCGGGATCGCGAGAAACAGATAGAAGAGTCGAACCGGAAAGGCGACGGGCAGCGGCGCGTAGCCGACCTGCACCACGGGCAGCCAGAACAGCAGCGCGCTCGTAAAGAGCAGGCCGTGCTCGACGACGTGGGCACCTTCGTAGCGCAGCGCGAGATCGTAGAGCGGTGAAAAATGGATCCCCCACAGAACCGCAACGAAGAGCAGCCACGCGACGACCGGCGATGCGAACGCCAGCACGAGCGGGTGGCGCGCGATGCGGGCGATCGCTCTAGCGGCACGCGGCGGCGGCAGAGCGACTGCGAGCAGGAGCGGTGCGCCGAGCAGCAGCAGCGGCGGCACGATCAGGGCAAGCGCGAGATGCTGCGTCATATGAGCGGCAAAAGAGCGATCGACCAGGCCGTCGATCGCGGGCGAGAACGCTGCGGTCGCCACGACGACGCCGGCGCAAAACGCAGCCACGCGCCCCCGACCGAACCGCCGATGCGGGTAGCGACGATCGTATGCCCGCACGCAGGTGAGGTAGCCGGCGAGAATCGCGGCGCCGAACAGCATTGCAATCACGTGATCTTCTCTTCGTCGAAACCGCCCCGCTCGTTGCGCCGCAATCGCACGCGTTCCGCGGCGCTAACGCCTCCGCGCCGGCGCAGCTCGCTCGCGAGCGCGAACGCGACGATGAAACCGAGAATCGGCGCGACGACGAACCCGAAGCGATAGACCACGTTGATCGTATCGACCGACAGGTGCAGGTAGCGTGCTTGAACGTCGCCGCTGCCCGCGAGGGTCAGATCGAGCGCGAGCATAAAAAGTGCGACGCCGGCGCCGGTGCGCCACGGCACGTCGCGCGGCCGGTCCAACAGTTGATGCGACGCGCGATCGCCCGTGATCGCGCGCTCGATGAACGGCCATCCGAAGAGCAGGCCGAAGAGGACCAGCGGCAGCAGCACGCCCGGAAAGAATGGCGAGGGGATCGTGTGTCCCCAGAGGTGGATCGACCACGGAAAGCTGATACGCAGCGCGCCGTCGAGCCACCCAACGTACCAATCGGGCTGCGCGGGCGAAGCGGCCAGCGAAGCATCGTAGGGGCCGAATATCCAAATCGGATTGATCTGCACGAACGCCCCGAGCGCCACGAGGACCGCGATCGTCGCGAAACCCAGCGCGATCGACTTGGCCGCGTAGTTCGGCATCAGCGGCGAGCCGACGACGTTGTGCTCGGTGCGCCGCGGCCCGCGAAATTGCGAATGCTTCTGCCGCCAGAGAATCGCCAGATGCACGCCGATGACCGCGGCAATCGCTGCGGGAACCGCGAAGACGTGCGCCGCGAAGAGCCGGGGACCGATATCGTTGCTGTTCGGGAAGGCACCCCCCAGCAGTAAAAACGACGCCCACGTGCCGACGAAGGGAATCGCGAGCAGAACCGAGTCGGCGATGCGAAGCCCGATCCCGCTCAAGAGATCGTCCGGGAGCGAGTACCCGGTAAAACCTTCGCCCATTGCCAGCAGAAAGAGCACGACGCCCACGAGCCAGTTCAATTCGCGCGGCTTGCGAAACGCACCGGTGAAAAAGACCCGCGCCATGTGCACGACGATGCCGGCGACGAAGAGGAGTGCCGCCCAATGGTGGATCTGACGAATGAGCAATCCCGCGTTAACCGCAAAACTCAAGTGGAGCGCCGATGCGTAAGCCGTCGACATCGTGACGCCGTCGAGCAGCGCGTAAGGTCCGTGATAGACCACCTTGGTCGGCGCGGGATCGAAATTAAAGGCGAGAAACGTGCCGGTCGCGAGTAAGACGAGAAAACTATACAGATTTATCTCGCCCAGCATAAACGACCAATGGTCGGGGAATGCCTTGCGCAGGGCGTGCTTCATGAAATGAGCCGTGCCCAGGCGATCGTCGAACCACAGGACGAACCGTTCGGTCATCCCCACGCTTAACCGCGCTCCCAAAAGCCGGGGCCAACCGGAACCGGGTAATCACCCTTCGCGCGGAGATAGCCGGCCGAATCGACTTCGAGCGGCAATTGCGGCAGCGCGTGGTCGGCCGGACCCGAGAGCACCTTTCCGGCATCGGCGACATCGAACACCGACTGATGGCAGGGGCACATCAGTTGATGCGCCGCCGCACGATAGAGCGCCACCGGGCAGCCGGCGTGCGTGCAGATCTTCGAGTAGGCGATATAGCCGTCGACGCTTTGACCGACACCGTCCGGCAGCCGGATCAAGACCGTCTGCGACGACGCATCGCCGATTGCGCCCTCCGGAAAAACGGTGACGATTGAGTCGACGTTGAGCGCATCCTTCGTAAGGATCTCGCCGTTTTCGCGTACGAGCCGGTCGCCCGGTTTCCATTTCGTCTTAAAGAGCGCGCCGTCGGGCGCCGGCCCCCACGAACGAAACGGGAAGAGCGCGGCGATGCCAAAAATGCCGAGGGCGGCGTACAGCAATTTCACCAGGCCGCCCCGGCGCGTGACCTCTTCCTCGGTTTGTTCCAATTCATCGACGGCGGCGCTGCGATCGGCGCTATCCGATGGATACTCTTCGATCTGGTCGATGACTCGATCGTCGCCGATAATCCAATTCGCCCAACCGATCGCCGCGATGGCGAAACCCAGCAAGGCGACGGCCAACGCCAAGCCTTCCGCCTGAATGCTCGCGTGGAGCACGTAGGCCGCCATGAAACCGAGGCTGCCCAGAATGGCCAGCCCCAAGGCGCCGGCGATCGCGCGATCTTTAGCGTTCATCGGATGAGGTAGATCGCGCCCCAAATGCCGACCCACACGATAAAAACGAAGTGCCAATAGTAGGAAATCGCTTCCGCACCCGCGCGATGGTTGGCGGTAAGAGCGCCGCCGCGCAGCCCGAAAAAGAGCGCGACCAGCAAAATGATTCCCGCCGCGACGTGGAGCAAATGAAAGCCGGTCATCGCGTAAAACAGCGACCCGTAGGCGCTGCTCGCGATCGTGAACGTATTTTTCGTATAGCCGTCCAACGCGATTGCAATAAACGCGACGCCGCAGAGAATACCCGCCGCGAGCCAGCCGTATGCGGCCCGATACCGGTTGCGATCGAGCGCGCGGGTCATCAAGAACATCACGACGCTCGAAAAGAACAACAGCGATGTCCCGGCCGAGGAGGCGAGCATATCCAGATGAACGTTGGGAGGCGGCCATTGCGCGGTTTGGCTGCGCAGATCGAAATACGCCGCGAACAGGCCGGCGAAGAACATAAGTTCGGAGGCTAAGAAAATCACTACGCCAAAGACGAGCGGGTGCGCGCGAATGCCCAGCGGGCTCTCGCGATGACGGGCGCTGCGCCGATGGGATACGGAATCGACTGCCAAGATGTGACGTCTCCTACTCGGAGCTTCTGTACCCGAAACCGTCCGATGTTAAATCGCAAAATCGTGGGTAAGTGAGAAATCCGATGCCACTCTTCGACCCCGCGTCAGTTCAGGCGCAGACGCTTCGTGGAGACTGGGAGATTTTTTTCGGTGCCGCGGTGGTCGTTGCGATCATCATGTTCGCGCTGATTCTGCTTCCGCTTTTGCTGTGGCGCCGCCGCGGAGATGCGTTGCCGCCGCAGTTCAAAAAGAACCGCTCGTTCGCGTACGTCTATATCCTGACCCCGTTCGCGCTGGTCGCGGTACTGTTCTATTTCACATTTGTTAAGGAGCGCAGCGTGGACGCCCTCGTCCCGTCGCCCTATGCAACGGTTGACGTGACGGCCTTTCGCTGGTCTTGGCAGTTCGTCTACCCGCACGCGCGCATTCGCATCGTCGGAACGCCGCAGCAGCCGCCGGTCCTCGTGCTACCGCTGGGAAAAATAACCCAGGTTAACCTCACATCGGTCGACGTGAACCATGCCTTCTGGATCCCGTACTTCCTCTTCAAGCGCGACGCGATTGCCGGAATGACCAATCATTTCGATCTGACGCCGACGCGCCTGGGAACCTTTCGCGGACTTTGCGCGGAGTATTGCGGGCTCGACCACACGCTCATGACGTTTCAAGTCAAAGTCATCTCGGACGCCGACTACCGGCGTTGGCTCGCGACCGCAGGAAAGAGCACGCCGTGATCGCCTGGTTAACCTCGACCGATCATAAGAAGATCGGCATCATGTACATCGTCGCAACCTCGTTCTTTTTCGGGATAGCCGGCATTCTCGCAATGCTCATCCGGACCCAGCTTGCGACGCCCGACATGACGTTTCTCGGTCCGCACGCGTTCGATCAAGTGTTCACGATCCACGGCACGGCCATGATCTTTCTCTTCGTCGCGCCGTTCGGGCTCGGTCTCGCGAATTTCTTGATTCCGCTGCAGATCGGCGCTCCCGACATGGCGTTCCCACGCCTAAACGCAACGGCACTTTGGCTCTTCATCTTCGGCGGCCTCACGGTCTTAAGCGGTGCGTTTGCATCGGGCGGCGCCGCATCGTCGGGCTGGACGGCCTTCGCACCGCTCTCCGAGATTCGGATCTCTGCCGGCGCGGGCCAAGATCTTTGGATCGTCGGACTAACGATGACGTCCATCTCTTCGATCCTGACCGCGCTCAACATCGTGGTAACGGTCTTTTTGCTGCGCGCGCCGGGAATGACGATGTGGCGCATCCCGATTTTCTCCTGGGAGATGGTCGCAACGTCGCTGCTGATCTTGATGGCTTTCCCGCCACTGGTCACCGTCTTCGCGATGCTGCTGATCGACCGGCACCTTGGCGGCCAATTCTTCGACCCCGCGCACGGCGGCAATCCGGTGCTCTATCAGCATCTCTTCTGGTTCTTCGGCCATCCGGAAGTCTACGTGATGATTCTGCCGTATTTCGGCGTCGTGACCGAGATCGTTGCGGTCTTTTCACGCAAGCCCGTCTTCGGATACGTCGAACTCGTGCTCTCCGCATTCGCGATCGCCGGCCTCTCGATGGGGGTCTGGGCTCACCACATGTTCACGACCGGCGCCGTGACCAATCTGTTCTTCTCCGCGATGTCGTTTCTCATAGCGATTCCGACCGGGGTGAAATTCTTCAATTGGATCGGCACGATGTGGAAGGGCTCGATCGAGTTCTCCACGCCCATGCTCTTCGTAATCGGCTTCATGTTGAATTTCTTGATCGGTGGGATTACCGGCGTCATGGTCGCTTCGCCGCCGATCGATTTTCATGCCGAAGACAGCTATTTCTTGGTCGCACATTTCCACTACGTGCTCGGCGGCGGCAGTCTCTTTGCGATCTTCGCCGCGCTCTACTTTTGGTTCCCCAAGATCTTCGGCGTAAAGTTGAGCGAGCGCATCGGGAAGTGGACGTTCGGCATCCTCTTCGCCGGTTTCAATCTCACGTTTTTTCCGATGCACTTTATGGGCATCGAGGGCATGCCGCGGCGCGTCTACACGTATCCCGCGATCGAACACCTGCCGCTGCTCAACGCGCTCGCAACCATCGGCGCGGGATTGATGGCCGTAGGCGTTCTGCTCTTCCTGCTCGACGTCGTCGTCTCGGTCCGTAAGCGCGAGCCCGTCGGCGACGATCCCTGGGGCGGATACACGCTGGAGTGGGCGACGAGTTCGCCGCCGCCGGAGTTCAATTTTACATCCTTGCCGCCGATTCACTCCGAGCGGCCGGTCTTCGATCTGCATCACCCGGCGGTTGCCGCCGAGGTTACGCCGTGAAAACCTTCGTTACGCTCTTCATCTCGTCGGCAACGTTCGGCATCGTCATTGCCGCGGTGTACTATGTGTGGTCGCGCGGCGAGTGGGCCGGAACGCTGCTGCTCGGACTGATGGCGATCGGCTTGACGTTCGCTTCGGGGTACGCGATCCTCGCCGAGCGCGATGCCGATCTCGACGGCGATCGTAAGGATCTCGAAAACGCGGACGCGGCCGGCGAAGACCTCGGAATCTACACGACATCGAGCGCGTGGCCGATCCTGATGGCCTTTTCGGTGCTCGTTTTTCTGATCGGCGCCGTGTGGATTCCGTTTCTGCTCGCGGTCGGGCTGGCCGCGATGCTGCTCGTTCTGTGGCGCCTGGGCGCCGAGAGCAGTAGAATCGCTTAGCATGGACGATACCTGGCCGAGCCTACCCCTCAACCGCTGGAAAGATACGGCGGACACGCTGCATCTGTATACGCAGATCGTCGGAAAGATCCGTCTCGCGCTCGCGCCGCTAGAGCGCGAGTGGGCGAACGTACCGCTGTACGTTACCGCCCGCGGTCTCACGACGACCGCCATTCCCTACGGCGAACGAGCTTTTGCGATCGACTTCGATTTGATCGCCCACGTCGTCGACATCGTCGTCAGCGACGGGCAGCGGCGCTCCATCCCGTTGCTCCCCGCCCCGAGCGTCGCCGATTTCTACCACCGCATGATGGAGGCGTTAGCCGAGTTGCGCATCGCGATTCGAATCTGGCCCGTGCCCTCGGAGATCCCCGAGCCGATTCGATTCACCGAAGATACGCAGCACGCATCCTACGATGCCGACTACGCCAATCGCTTTTGGCGCGTTTTGCTCCAAGTCGATATGATCCTCAAGGAACACCGAGCGCCGTTTCGCGGACGGCATACGCCGGTGCAGTTCTTTTGGGGGTCGTTCGATCTCGCGTACGCGCGTTTTTCGGGGCGCCCCGCAACGCCGCCGAGCGACGACATCATCATGCGAGTGGCCATGGACGCGCAAGAGATTTGCGCCGGATTTTGGCCTGGGGACGCGCGATTCCCCGAACCCGCGTTTTGGTGTTATGCGTTTCCCAAGCCCGCCTTCCTCGAGGCCTCGGCGATCGCGCCGTCCGCAGCCTACTGGAACGCCGGCCTCGGTGAATTCGTGCTGCGCTACGAGGACGTTCGCGCGAGCGACGCACCCCGCGAGATGCTCCGCCAATTTTTCGCCAGTACGTTCGACGCATGTGCGGCGTTGGCGAAGTGGAACGAGGTGGCGGAGGGTGAGGGGCGCCGCGCGTAGCACCAAGGAAGCATCATGCTTCTTTTGGGGATCGAGACCTCGTGCGACGATACCGCGACCGCCGTCGTACGCGACGGCTCGACCGTTCTCGCAAGCGTTTCGACCAACCAGGATCGCTTCCACGAAAAGTATGGCGGAATCGTACCCGAGATCGCGAGCCGCCAACACGTCGCGCTGCTCTCCGCTGCGGTTGAAGATGCGCTCGAGCGTGCCGGCACGAGCCTGGAGGCGATCGACGGCATCGCGGTGACGCGCGGCCCGGGCCTCATCGGCAGCCTGGTCGTCGGCGTCGCGGCTGCGAAGGCGCTGGCGTTCGCACTCGATAAATCGCTTTACGGCATCAATCATTTGCACGGCCATATCTTTGCCGCGTTTCTCGATCGCGCCGACGTTCCGCAGTATCCCTTTTTAGCGTTGCTCGTATCGGGCGGTCACACGCAACTCGTGCGCGTCGCGAACGCGACCGAGATGGTCGTCATCGCCCGCACGCGCGACGACGCCGCCGGCGAAGCGTACGACAAGACCGCACGTTTGATGGGGCTCGGATTTCCCGGCGGCCCGAAGCTCGACCGCTTGGCCAAAGACGGCGACGCGCGGGCGATCGCTTTTCCACGCAGCCGCCCCGATCGCAACTCGCTCGACATGTCGTTCTCCGGGTTAAAGACCTCGGTGCGCTACTTTCTCGAAACGGCCGACGGTCGAGCGGCGCGCCCCGAGGACGTGGCGGCGTCGTTTCAGGCGGCCGTCGTCGACGTGCTGATGCAGCGGGTCGGCGAGGCCTTCGAAAAGGGTGCGTACACGGGAGTCGTTCTTTCGGGCGGCGTTGCGGCGAACTCCGCCCTTGCGGCGGCTTTGCATGCATGGGGCGAACGTACGAGTGTGCCGGTCTTTATTCCACCGCCCCGCTATTGCACCGACAACGCGGCGATGATCGCCGGCGCCGCGTTTCATCAGGGTGAGGCCGTTCGCGTCGATCCGATCGCGCTATCGGCCGACCCGAATCTCCCGTTCGCGCTCGAACCCGCCCTTCGACAGGCTCCGTCCTTCGACAGGCTCCGTCCTTCGACAGGCTCAGGATGACAAAGAGAGGGGCGTTGTGATATCGCGTATTGGCGTTGTTGTTTGCTGTTTGCTTGCGTTCGGGGGGTGTACGCGGGCGGCGAATAACGCGGCTACCGCGCGGCCGGATACGATCGTTATCGCGCAGCAGCGCGAGCCGATGTCGCTCAATCCGGCGCTCGAGAACGGAACCTCATCGACCGAGTGGGGCCTCTTGCTGTTCTCGTATCTCGTGAAGTTCAACGACAAGGGCGAGTTGATCGGCGATGCGGCGACGGCCGTTCCGTCGTTGCGCAACGGGGGGATCAGTCCGGATGGCTTGACGGTGACGTATCACTTGCGCAAGGGCATCGAATTTGCCGACGGCACGCCGCTGACGGCCGCCGACGCCGCCTGGTCCGTCGACGCGATCAACGATCCGGCCAACAACGTGCAGAGCCGCTACGGCTACGACGACGTCGCGAAAGCGCAAGCGCCCGATCCGTCGACGCTCGTGCTGCATTTGAAGAAGCCCTTCGCACCGCTTTTGACGCTCGTACTCGCCCCGCAAGGCTTTCCGATTTTTCCCAAGCATCTGCTCGCAACGCATCCCGACTTCAATCACATTCCGTTCGACGCGCTGCCTATTGGATCGGGGCCATACGTGGTCGACCGCTGGCTTCACGGAGATCGCGTCGAGATGCATGCCAATCCGCACTACTGGCAGGGCAAACCGAAGATCGAGCATCTCGAGATTCGCTTCGTCGCCGATCCGAACACGGCGATCAACCTCCTAAAGACGCGCGAGGTGGATGGATACTTCAGCGATCTCGACTTCGGGAATTATCCGATCCTCAAGGCCGTGCCCGGCGTCGTCGTGACGAGTACGCCGGTCGATGCGGTGGGCGCGATCGTCTTCAACACCCAGGATCCGCTCACGAGCGACGCGCGCGTTCGCCGGGCGCTCGCCGAAGCGATGAACGTTCCGGCGCTCGTCGCCAAGAGCTACCGCGGCGCGCTCGATAGCCGCGCGGCCGGGAAGGGGCTGTTTATTTGGGCGTACGATGCGCACGCCTACCCGGATATCCCGTACGACCCGGCGCGAGCCCGCGTATTACTCTATAGCGCCGGCTGGCATCTCGGGCCCGACAAATTGCGTCATCGCAACGGCAAGACGCTCGATCTGCTGCTGATCGTTCAAGCCGCGACGCCCGGCGATCAAATCATCGGGAGTGCGATCCAGCAGTACGAACGAGCCGTTGGGGTCGACGTTTCGCTCAAGCAGTTCAACGTAACGCAGTTCGTGGCGCCGGCCGATGCGGGCGGTCCCGTCTACGGCGGCAAATTCCAAATGGCCCTCTACCCCTTCGTCAACGGCGACGATCCCGATACGACCGATCAATTCGCGTGCGCCAACGTGCCGCCGCACGGCTACAACAAGTCGCGCATCTGCGAACCGCGCATCGATGCGCTTTTAAATGCCGGTCGCACGACCTTCGACGTCGCTAAGCGCAAAGCGATCTACGCGCGCCTCGAAGAGCAACTGATCTCGCAACTGCCGATTGCCCTGCTCTATCAGCGCCGCGAGCTCGACGCGTTTTCGACACGCATTCACAATCAGACGACGTCGCTCTCGACCGCATTCTGGAACGTCGGCGCATGGTCGCTAGAAAAGTGAGTCACAGGTTTCCATGACGCAATACCGTTACATCCTTTGCGACGTTTTTACAAGCGATCGTTTCGCCGGCAATCAGCTCGCCGTTTTTCCCGATGCCGCCGGCCTAAACGACGCGCAGATGCAGGCGATCGCGCGCGAACTGAATCT is part of the Candidatus Baltobacteraceae bacterium genome and encodes:
- a CDS encoding thiamine pyrophosphate-requiring protein, coding for MNASDFLLGRLVEWGFKRVYGYPGDGINGIMGAFDRIGDKLEFIQVRHEEMAAFMACAHAKFTGEVGLCLATSGPGAVHLLNGLYDAKMDHTPVVAIVGQAATSALGSSYQQEVDLQVLLQDVTEYVYTVSSPAAMRHVVDRAVRTAKAMRAVTCVIVPKDVQEKKAVPNPPHTHNMMHSSVGVCAPVVVPSAADLQRAAEILNSGKRVAIMVGQGAANAADEVLAVADRLGAGVAKALLGKYVVPDDLPYVTGTLGLLGTRPSSDMMNECDTLLMVGTSYPYSEFLPKEGQARGIQIDIDARNLGLRFPTELNLVGDSRETLAALLPLLEPKANGAWREKIAKNRVDWDGDEKARCHVTGEQINPQLVFWELNERLPDDAILSGDAGTATNWFARNIHMRRGMKSSLSGSLATMGSAVPYAIAAKFAFPNRVVIACTGDGAMQMNGNAEMLTVAKYWKRWSDPRLIFLVMNNSDLNQVTWEMRIEGGNPKYEASQNLPHFNYAQYADQIGLRGIRVERSEDVGPAWDRALASDRPVIFDAVVDPNISQLPPHISFEQAHNLFSALAKGDPDEGGVIKESIKSVLAGLLPHGSDK
- a CDS encoding c-type cytochrome, giving the protein MMHLVLALALALAPARDGESLYNVHCSSCHGTHLQGSPDGPPLIGTGAGYVDFMLRTGRMPAAAPNEQPEQKAPSFNDAEIRAIVGYVSARAHGAPKVPQIGPGDANRGRRIFAENCAHCHGVSAHGASAGYANVAPSLMATAPEQIAEAVRSGPGEMPKFGSDVLSSRDLNDVLRYVGYLQTKTDVYNPGGLQLANIGPVAEGFVAWMFGLGLLVLFVRRIGSVD
- a CDS encoding cytochrome c oxidase assembly protein, which translates into the protein MLFGAAILAGYLTCVRAYDRRYPHRRFGRGRVAAFCAGVVVATAAFSPAIDGLVDRSFAAHMTQHLALALIVPPLLLLGAPLLLAVALPPPRAARAIARIARHPLVLAFASPVVAWLLFVAVLWGIHFSPLYDLALRYEGAHVVEHGLLFTSALLFWLPVVQVGYAPLPVAFPVRLFYLFLAIPQGAFLGLAIYASQRVLYPHYLVGRTVAAALADQQNAGAVMWIGGGALLFAAFMLTGVAWAARDHREAIA
- a CDS encoding cytochrome bc complex cytochrome b subunit, giving the protein MTERFVLWFDDRLGTAHFMKHALRKAFPDHWSFMLGEINLYSFLVLLATGTFLAFNFDPAPTKVVYHGPYALLDGVTMSTAYASALHLSFAVNAGLLIRQIHHWAALLFVAGIVVHMARVFFTGAFRKPRELNWLVGVVLFLLAMGEGFTGYSLPDDLLSGIGLRIADSVLLAIPFVGTWASFLLLGGAFPNSNDIGPRLFAAHVFAVPAAIAAVIGVHLAILWRQKHSQFRGPRRTEHNVVGSPLMPNYAAKSIALGFATIAVLVALGAFVQINPIWIFGPYDASLAASPAQPDWYVGWLDGALRISFPWSIHLWGHTIPSPFFPGVLLPLVLFGLLFGWPFIERAITGDRASHQLLDRPRDVPWRTGAGVALFMLALDLTLAGSGDVQARYLHLSVDTINVVYRFGFVVAPILGFIVAFALASELRRRGGVSAAERVRLRRNERGGFDEEKIT
- a CDS encoding Rieske 2Fe-2S domain-containing protein: MNAKDRAIAGALGLAILGSLGFMAAYVLHASIQAEGLALAVALLGFAIAAIGWANWIIGDDRVIDQIEEYPSDSADRSAAVDELEQTEEEVTRRGGLVKLLYAALGIFGIAALFPFRSWGPAPDGALFKTKWKPGDRLVRENGEILTKDALNVDSIVTVFPEGAIGDASSQTVLIRLPDGVGQSVDGYIAYSKICTHAGCPVALYRAAAHQLMCPCHQSVFDVADAGKVLSGPADHALPQLPLEVDSAGYLRAKGDYPVPVGPGFWERG
- a CDS encoding cytochrome c oxidase subunit 3 — translated: MAVDSVSHRRSARHRESPLGIRAHPLVFGVVIFLASELMFFAGLFAAYFDLRSQTAQWPPPNVHLDMLASSAGTSLLFFSSVVMFLMTRALDRNRYRAAYGWLAAGILCGVAFIAIALDGYTKNTFTIASSAYGSLFYAMTGFHLLHVAAGIILLVALFFGLRGGALTANHRAGAEAISYYWHFVFIVWVGIWGAIYLIR
- a CDS encoding cytochrome c oxidase subunit II, which gives rise to MPLFDPASVQAQTLRGDWEIFFGAAVVVAIIMFALILLPLLLWRRRGDALPPQFKKNRSFAYVYILTPFALVAVLFYFTFVKERSVDALVPSPYATVDVTAFRWSWQFVYPHARIRIVGTPQQPPVLVLPLGKITQVNLTSVDVNHAFWIPYFLFKRDAIAGMTNHFDLTPTRLGTFRGLCAEYCGLDHTLMTFQVKVISDADYRRWLATAGKSTP
- the ctaD gene encoding cytochrome c oxidase subunit I, which gives rise to MIAWLTSTDHKKIGIMYIVATSFFFGIAGILAMLIRTQLATPDMTFLGPHAFDQVFTIHGTAMIFLFVAPFGLGLANFLIPLQIGAPDMAFPRLNATALWLFIFGGLTVLSGAFASGGAASSGWTAFAPLSEIRISAGAGQDLWIVGLTMTSISSILTALNIVVTVFLLRAPGMTMWRIPIFSWEMVATSLLILMAFPPLVTVFAMLLIDRHLGGQFFDPAHGGNPVLYQHLFWFFGHPEVYVMILPYFGVVTEIVAVFSRKPVFGYVELVLSAFAIAGLSMGVWAHHMFTTGAVTNLFFSAMSFLIAIPTGVKFFNWIGTMWKGSIEFSTPMLFVIGFMLNFLIGGITGVMVASPPIDFHAEDSYFLVAHFHYVLGGGSLFAIFAALYFWFPKIFGVKLSERIGKWTFGILFAGFNLTFFPMHFMGIEGMPRRVYTYPAIEHLPLLNALATIGAGLMAVGVLLFLLDVVVSVRKREPVGDDPWGGYTLEWATSSPPPEFNFTSLPPIHSERPVFDLHHPAVAAEVTP
- a CDS encoding cytochrome c oxidase subunit 4, translated to MKTFVTLFISSATFGIVIAAVYYVWSRGEWAGTLLLGLMAIGLTFASGYAILAERDADLDGDRKDLENADAAGEDLGIYTTSSAWPILMAFSVLVFLIGAVWIPFLLAVGLAAMLLVLWRLGAESSRIA